The Cyclopterus lumpus isolate fCycLum1 chromosome 18, fCycLum1.pri, whole genome shotgun sequence nucleotide sequence CTATTAAGCCCTCAGACACGCATTTGGGTGTTTGCGGTAAGAATAGTTTCAGAAATCAGAGTGGTTTTAGAGACGAGGTGATGACGCAGGTTTCTATCCATCTCTTATTCAGATCATGAAATGTGGAAAATTGGTATTTGGCGGTTTTATTGTTTGCGAGTAGTGAGATTCGTTGAAGACAATTCCACCCTTGGGTGCAGTTTTTCAGGTGTAGCTGTATCAGCCCGGATCCCAGCCTGAAATGATGCAGCCTTGATTATTAGATAATGCCCAGCTGTGGGCTAATGACTAGGACACAAGTCAAGAGTTATCTGGCTTCAAGAATGGAACGGCGTAATGAAGTTTGCGTGGTGTTAAATTTGTTCAAACATATTTTCAATCCATCTTTACAAGTATACTGTACcaatattatttgtattcattttttaccATGAAGTTTAAGTCTTTTAACTCTTGCTCTTATGTCCTCCTGTGCAGAGCCGGCTGAGATGAGCGGTCCAGAGGTGGCCAAGACACCGGGAGGTGGTGCTCCGGGCAAGGAGGGAAAGGAGCCAGTGGCCAACGGGCATGCAGGAGAGGGCAGCGACGCCAACCCCTTCGCTGAGTACATGTGGATGGAGAATGAAGAAGAGTATaacagacaggtgtgtgtgtgtgtgtgtgtgtgtgttctcctacTGTGTTTTAATAGGTGGCCCAGCTGATTTTAGAGCTCTTGAGACTTAATGCCTTCATCATTCTTATAGTCTCATTCTTTTTCCGAACACCTCTTtccccacaaacacacgcataacGTCTCTTATGCCACAATCGTCTTCTTTCCTTCGAAACAAGGGTCATCCTGGAAAATTCAGCACAGGGAAATAATAAGTATAGTCAAAGTTCTGGTATTATGGGCTCCTTCTAAATATCAGAACTTTAACCCCACACTAAAGGTCATTTTCAGACTCAACATCTGCCTTTCTTAAGAAATGTCAAGGATATCTTTAAGGTCATTTCGAAACATTGTCTCCATTACATGGATTGTCCAACAGAGAGCACTGGTATATGGtttatttcaaacatttgtATACATATGCACCCGAATTATTCCATTTGCTGTTCTGTCCTGGTGCTTCTTATCCTCTCCCCTCCGCCCCACACTCCTCTCCCCCTACACTCAATGAAGCTCTTTTGAACATTCAGCTCTgccattttattttgctttctgGAGTACCCCAGCCCCCAACTTTTCCTCGCCAGCCTGAGGGAGGTTCTCGGGTCAGCTGATGACTGATATGTACCCACAATTTCCATTTTTCTTGagctttcttttcatttcagttaCATGGTTGGGTAGAAATGTACCTGTTACCACAGAAAAAAATGCCTTCCAAAAATTCAGTGccttttttcagttttctgtATCTCTTTCTCCGACTTGCTTGGTTGAGTCATTTTAATGCCACGGCATTAATGAGAAGATTTCTCTTTTGGGGAAGCCTTCCATCTACTTGTCATGCAAATGATCTCTTGTGTATTCCTCCTCTGTCCGcccttgcttttttttcctgctacGTCACTCATATCTCTCCTTTATTTTTTCACCCCTATTGTCTCCCAGGTGGAAGAGGAACTGCTGGAGCAGGAGTTCTTGGAGCGCTGCTTCCAGGaaatgctggaggaggaggaccaggattGGTTCATCCCTTCACGTGACCTCAACAACCAGGGGGTggggcagctgcagcagcagctcaacgGCCTGTCCGTCAGCGATCACCATAACAACCTGGAGGAAGTGGCGGTGAGTCACAGATTCATCTCATTTCACAACAGAGAATTGATGAACACTTGAGCATTTAGGTTAAAAGGAACATGTTcttactctttttttaattaaatttttcTTCTGCAGAGGAAGAGCATCTTGAATCCTGAAGCGAAGGAGTTCGTCCCGGGAAAGAAATACTAGGAGTCCCCCTCACCCCCATGGAGCCTCCAtgcgcgctcacacacacaaatgcacacacacacacacacaccagtgctCACATATTCTCAGAGACTCTGGCGGCCACgcccgcacacacactgattcacacactcactca carries:
- the paip2b gene encoding polyadenylate-binding protein-interacting protein 2B: MPEPAEMSGPEVAKTPGGGAPGKEGKEPVANGHAGEGSDANPFAEYMWMENEEEYNRQVEEELLEQEFLERCFQEMLEEEDQDWFIPSRDLNNQGVGQLQQQLNGLSVSDHHNNLEEVARKSILNPEAKEFVPGKKY